The Lycium ferocissimum isolate CSIRO_LF1 chromosome 10, AGI_CSIRO_Lferr_CH_V1, whole genome shotgun sequence genome window below encodes:
- the LOC132035018 gene encoding uncharacterized protein LOC132035018 encodes MYFDGVAQRDEAGAGVVFVTPQGEVLPYSFILTQRCSNNVAEYQALILILEMAVDMKQLQLQVFGDSQLVINQVLGSYEVKKPELLPYHGYTQKLIGWLGDVTLQHLPRKENKKVDALAALASTLTLLDQTQMTIYQKWVVPPLNEDESAENEL; translated from the coding sequence ATGTACTTTGATGGTGTTGCACAACGTGATGAAGCTGGTGCTGGTGTGGTGTTTGTCACTCCGCAGGGAGAAGTTCTACCATACTCCTTTATTTTGACACAACGTTGCTCCAATAATGTCGCTGAATATCAAGCACTAATACTTATACTTGAAATGGCTGTCGACATGAAGCAGTTGCAGTTGCAAGTCTTTGGTGACTCTCAGTTGGTGATCAACCAAGTCTTGGGAAGCTATGAAGTCAAGAAGCCTGAATTACTCCCCTATCATGGTTATACTCAGAAGTTGATAGGATGGCTTGGTGATGTGACTCTTCAGCACCTTCCAaggaaggaaaataagaaagtCGATGCTTTAGCTGCTCTAGCGTCAACTCTAACTCTGCTAGATCAAACACAAATGACTATCTACCAGAAATGGGTAGTACCTCCGCTAAATGAGGATGAAAGTGCTGAAAATGAGCTTTAG